AGACGAAGAAGTGGCACCCCAAGCATTCTTTGTCGAGCTCGATAAACTTTTTGCAGTCTTCTCGTCAGAAGTAGCAGACCCTACAGGGGGTGCACTACTGCCCTTgtcccctttttcctttttggacttttctcttccgcttctcttttcaccatcatctTGATTCTTCTCATCACGATGTGTACGGTCTCTCCAGTTTTTGGAACTGCTCCCTcgcttttccttttccttttcctcagaACGGTCTGAACGTTGGCGAGCACGAGTAGATTGAACTGTCTCCCATGGCCCATCGTCCTCAGCCGTAATCGGTTCTTGTTGGGGCGAGGAACTTTGCTTCTGCTGACCAGATTTGGAAGTAGCCGTAGAAAACGCATTTTTACCGGAAGTGGAAGACGATAGAGAGGTGGATTCAGGAGTCGCAGAAGACGAGctggaaggtgaagattTGATGAAGTTCCCATTGGCATCCTTGATCCTATCGGCATAGGACCCAAGGGCGTTGAACACAGAACTTTGCTGTCGAGACGGCGACATGATGTCGAGAGGAGAACTGGctagaggaagaggtgaagacTGAATGGCAGGTATGGCGTCAGCGATCGGGTTTCTCGAGTTGAGGATAGAACGGGCCATAAACAACACGTTCGAGGAAAACTGTGGGATTTTGAACTTCAAACGAGCAACGAAATCATCCCTAATCCCTAAATCATGAAGCCATGAGCAAAGGGTtaaaggaaaaaaagtgCGAAAGGAGGGGTTCAAACTCCTCCCTGACAGATTTTTCGCCCGCAAAGCAGAGATGTAGCCCCACAATGGCCATGAGAGTTGAACAAAAGGTATGATTCTTATTTCCTCAGTCTACCGCTGCCAGCAAATCCTCACAAGCCATCTTCGCACTTTCATTCCACAGAATGGAAAGCCACTTACAACTTTCTCGCTCAATCAAAAAAACCTCTTTGTCCGAGTATCAATCGATAAAAATAGATAGAACTGAAGTTAGTTCCCCGTCGTCGGGGGATTTTTGAGAGCCGTGTGGACTTTTTCTGTGTTTAAGTCCAAAAAGTCAGCAACACGTTGTCGACCACTCGTCTTAATCACCCTAGCCACGTCACGGCCTCGAGGTCCACGGAACTAAGTAAGACACTCGccccttctccaccttgaCGAACACAATACCATATCACTCAAAATACTCACACTGATTCCTTGAAATGCACAAGCCCTTATCGAAAACGTCGCCACCGATAAGTTGTTCGATAAAGAGCAATCAATTCTTGTGCTGTTAGCGGTTTGCCGGACCAGTAGGTAGTTTTTGTGACTGGCGAGGAATATGTTGTAAGGGCGAGGGTAGGGAGGTGTCCAGGGCGTGGATTCGAGAAAAACAGGTTGGGAATCGAGcagggaaagaggaggaatgtgGTTTTGGGAGAGTGTAGATGTGGTGAAGAAAGGTCGCCCGGAGATTGGCGGTGTTATAACGAGGCGCGGTATTCACTTTGCACGATACTTTTGCACTTCTCAAAATTTGTTGTCCATAACATATCCCCTTGTTCGCCACTTTTCATTAATACAACACCCCTCACAAATATAGCAAAACACCCACAATGAGACAGCTTAAGCATCATGAAAAGAAACTCCTCAAAAAAGTTGATTTTCTCAGTGTACGTAGCTACTTTACAAGTCTAACCTCCGGATCCGAATTCACTCAAAAGGCTTGAAAAGAATCGAAGACTGACAGACGACCGTTGCACAGTGGAAACAGGATGCTTCTCAGCGGGAAGTCAAGGTGATGCGCAAGTATCACATCCAAGATCGAGAGGACTATCACAAGTGAATCGAATTCACTTATCGAAAGCAGGGTCAGTTCGAGTCTCCCATGCTGATTCCCATCTCGTAGATACAACAAGTTGTGCGGTTCATTACGATCATTAATCCATAAACTCTCACTTCTCCCGGCGAACGACCCATTCCGACAACAAAAGGAGGCTGAAATGCTTGACAAGTTGTATGATATGGGTATCCTCGGTACGTCACCAACTCTCGAAATCCACTTGCGAAAGTCAAGTCGAAACTAATTTCTTTTCCAGACATCGGCTCCAAACCCTCTGACATTGAAAACAAAGTAACGGTCTCCTCCATTGCCCGGCGCCGTCTTGCCGTCGTCGTTGCCCGTCTCAAAATGTCCGAAACCGTCTCTGACGCGGTACGCACTATCGAGCAAGGTCATATCCGAGTAGGACCCACACCAGTGACTGATCCTGCTATGCTTGTCACGAGGAGAACGGAGGACTTTGTTACTTGGGTTGACACAAGTGCTAGGAAGAGGACTATTATGAAGTATAATGACGAGGTGAGTGTTATCTTTGAACCTTGTGgttccttcctctcagTTAAGCACCAGGAGAGCGATGACTGATTGTAATGTCATCTTAGCTCGACGACTTCGACCTGTTGTAAAAAAAGCATTCCTTAGTAACATTTACCTGTACACTATACAGATTATACATTATGCATGTATCTAACCTCCTGACATCCACCCAAACCTAGGCTGGTCACGATAGTTTTCGGCGTAGGCGTAGAAGAACTCGGCGAGGTTGATAGGTTGATGGGTCGGACAGCAGCATGGCTACATGGCACAGTCGTGAAGTGTTTTGATACCCACACGGCGAATTTGCGATCTCAGGCAGTGAAATCAAGCTGCCCTCTAGGACCTAGTGTAATAATACAGCAATAAGTCTTGCATAAATCTGAACTTCTCAGCCGTCGACTAGACCGAATTAGGTTGAGGCAGAACGCCCATCACACCATTCACACGCCTGAGGAGGGAGGATCATACAAACGTACGCAGCGTATCGCTTGGCGTGAACAACGAACTTTAGGAGTGTGAACAGCGAAGaataaggagaagaggaactAGCATGCAACATCATTTCGTTTTCATCCAAACTGAAAAGAGAAGTTAATCATCGACGTCTGAAGGTCATTGAAACAACGGAGATGAGGCACAAAACCTGAACATTGAAACGGAGATGAGGCACAGAACAACATTCATAAGATAAAGCTGTGCCGTTTATGAGATTGAATTAGAAGCCTCGTGAGATATGttttcttgtccttttcgCAGCATCATCGCTATCCGTTGTCAAAACGCGACGCAAGCCAAGGAAATAATGATAACCAATAGTTATGTATGATTGAGAAAAATGACAATCTCTCGGCTATTAAGAACCACTAAAGATACATGTGCTCCATGAAACTCTTCCTTGTGATCTCAACACATGCACAACCGCGCCCTCTCGTTATTCTCCTCTTAATCTCCTCAGCAGTCcacttctcctcttttttgCTTCAATTTTCCTCCTTATATGCTCCTCCATATCCCTCGAGTCGAGTGTATCTTG
This region of Cryptococcus neoformans var. neoformans B-3501A chromosome 10, whole genome shotgun sequence genomic DNA includes:
- a CDS encoding hypothetical protein (HMMPfam hit to Ribosomal_S4, Ribosomal protein S4/S9 N-terminal domain, score: 43.7, E(): 5e-10; HMMPfam hit to S4, S4 domain, score: 41.6, E(): 2.2e-09), with protein sequence MRQLKHHEKKLLKKVDFLSWKQDASQREVKVMRKYHIQDREDYHKYNKLCGSLRSLIHKLSLLPANDPFRQQKEAEMLDKLYDMGILDIGSKPSDIENKVTVSSIARRRLAVVVARLKMSETVSDAVRTIEQGHIRVGPTPVTDPAMLVTRRTEDFVTWVDTSARKRTIMKYNDELDDFDLL